A single region of the Nilaparvata lugens isolate BPH unplaced genomic scaffold, ASM1435652v1 scaffold6411, whole genome shotgun sequence genome encodes:
- the LOC120356293 gene encoding uncharacterized protein LOC120356293 produces MDHNHFSSRTRNNIVELAKTNALPEENESNLEQNWFDNISSLENVITQEKINGDCTHDEEIAEDVGLYTKRCDSDYQPPDVNTSSSVGINFSSTDVFLVNCFDDQDKSQEEYTELVP; encoded by the exons ATGGACCACAATCATTTTAGTTCAAGAACAaggaataatattgtagaaCTGGCAAAAACCAATGCTCTTCCAGAG GAAAACGAATCCAATCTGGAGCAGAACTGGTTTGACAATATAAGTTCACTTGAAAATGTAATCACTCAAGAAAAAATCAATGGAGATTGTACACACGACGAAGAAATCGCAGAAGATGTGGGACTTTATACCAAAAGGTGTGATAGTGACTATCAGCCACCTGATGTCAATACTTCAAGCTCTGTAGgcattaatttttcatcaacgGATGTATTCTTAGTCAATTGCTTTGATGACCAGGATAAGAGCCAAGAGGAGTACACTGAGTTGGTTCCT